Proteins encoded together in one Paracoccus sp. SMMA_5_TC window:
- the tilS gene encoding tRNA lysidine(34) synthetase TilS — protein sequence MAASPQPVEQEFRAAMRALMGPATGAVGIALSGGGDSMALLHLAHRWGAVGLRAATVDHGLRPESAAEATWAGQAAARLGVAHSVLRWQPGPGGNLMAAAREARLRLLADWAREHRLDAVLLGHTRDDLAETLLMRLQRGAGVDGLAAMAAQRHACGMLWLRPLLGLGREALREWLRGQGIDWIEDPSNQNRDFERVRMRQTLADCGLSAAQMAQSAANLEMAREALAHFALLASQRAQVRAGSLLLPLTDFRAAPREIRRRLLVAGLRFVTGAPYGPRRQPLLDLLRHLDAGPTRQTLAGVIVQADARHLSMMREPAAALRAPPLLGMDGIWDGRWRVDGLRPDQQVRALGHGPLADLDWRASGLARDEAAASPGVWRGDRLLAAPALAPASQWGLQPLRSLADYHALLQTH from the coding sequence ATGGCGGCTAGCCCGCAACCTGTCGAGCAGGAGTTTCGCGCGGCAATGCGGGCGCTGATGGGCCCGGCGACAGGCGCAGTGGGCATTGCGCTGTCGGGGGGCGGGGATTCCATGGCACTGCTGCATCTGGCCCATCGCTGGGGTGCCGTCGGCTTGCGGGCGGCGACCGTGGATCACGGGCTGCGCCCGGAATCCGCGGCTGAAGCGACCTGGGCAGGGCAGGCTGCGGCGCGGCTTGGGGTTGCACATTCGGTCTTGCGCTGGCAGCCCGGGCCGGGCGGCAATCTGATGGCGGCGGCCCGCGAGGCGCGCTTGCGCTTGCTGGCAGACTGGGCGCGCGAACATCGGCTGGATGCGGTGCTGCTGGGCCATACCCGGGACGATCTGGCCGAAACCCTGCTGATGCGGCTGCAACGCGGTGCCGGTGTGGACGGGCTGGCGGCGATGGCGGCGCAACGACATGCCTGCGGCATGCTGTGGTTGCGCCCCCTGCTCGGATTGGGGCGGGAAGCCCTGCGCGAATGGCTGCGGGGCCAGGGGATTGACTGGATCGAAGATCCCAGCAACCAGAATCGCGATTTCGAGCGGGTTCGGATGCGCCAGACGCTTGCGGATTGCGGGCTGTCAGCGGCCCAAATGGCGCAGTCGGCAGCCAATCTGGAGATGGCGCGCGAAGCCTTGGCGCATTTCGCGTTGCTGGCTTCGCAGCGCGCGCAGGTGCGCGCCGGGTCGCTGCTGCTGCCGCTGACCGATTTCCGCGCCGCCCCCCGCGAAATCCGTCGCAGGCTGTTGGTGGCAGGTCTGCGCTTCGTCACCGGCGCGCCCTATGGCCCGCGCCGACAGCCGCTGCTGGACCTGTTGCGGCATCTCGACGCAGGGCCCACGCGGCAGACGCTGGCCGGGGTGATCGTGCAGGCCGATGCGCGCCACCTGTCGATGATGCGCGAGCCCGCCGCCGCGCTGCGGGCACCTCCGCTGCTTGGCATGGACGGGATCTGGGACGGGCGCTGGCGGGTGGATGGCCTGCGCCCGGACCAGCAGGTGCGGGCGCTGGGCCATGGGCCATTGGCCGATCTGGACTGGCGCGCCAGCGGTCTTGCCCGGGACGAGGCAGCCGCCAGTCCGGGGGTATGGCGCGGCGACCGTCTGCTTGCAGCGCCCGCCCTTGCGCCAGCATCGCAATGGGGGCTGCAGCCGCTGCGCAGCCTTGCGGATTACCACGCCTTGCTTCAAACGCATTGA
- a CDS encoding tetratricopeptide repeat protein: protein MARAAFRGLLLSAVLALPALPALAQDKAQTLADIRGELARLSADLQALRGELVASGPAGFAAAGGDSAIDRMNAMEARLAALTGQTEQLQNRIDRIVKDGTTRIGDIEFRLCEMEEGCDLGSLTTPPLGEQGGGAPAPAPDRQGALQKSQSPVAGVATAAEQADFDRAREVLGQGDFRRAAELFQAVAQTHAGGALTAQAMFLRGAALDSAGDLQGAGLAWLDSFAADPDGTHAPDALLGLARAMAARGGPAEGCYYLQEILARFPYSPQAEEAERRLDASQCALDEAPAAIMPEAMTDPEAAADLADGG from the coding sequence ATGGCGCGGGCGGCGTTTCGCGGCCTGCTGCTGTCGGCAGTCCTGGCGCTGCCGGCGCTGCCGGCGCTGGCGCAGGACAAGGCGCAGACCCTGGCAGACATTCGCGGGGAACTGGCGCGGCTTTCGGCCGATCTGCAGGCGCTGCGCGGCGAATTGGTGGCCTCGGGGCCGGCCGGTTTTGCCGCGGCCGGGGGCGACAGTGCCATCGACCGCATGAATGCGATGGAGGCGCGCTTGGCCGCCCTGACCGGGCAGACCGAACAGTTGCAGAACCGCATCGACAGGATCGTGAAGGATGGCACCACGCGCATCGGCGACATCGAGTTCCGCCTGTGCGAGATGGAGGAGGGCTGCGATCTGGGCAGCCTGACCACCCCGCCCCTGGGCGAGCAGGGTGGCGGCGCCCCGGCACCTGCGCCCGACCGGCAGGGTGCTTTGCAGAAATCCCAATCCCCCGTGGCCGGGGTCGCGACTGCCGCGGAACAGGCCGATTTCGACCGGGCCCGGGAGGTGCTCGGTCAAGGTGACTTTCGCCGCGCTGCCGAACTCTTCCAGGCCGTTGCCCAGACCCATGCCGGTGGTGCGCTGACGGCGCAGGCAATGTTCCTGCGCGGTGCGGCGCTGGATTCGGCGGGTGATCTGCAGGGGGCGGGGCTGGCCTGGCTGGACAGCTTTGCCGCCGATCCCGACGGCACCCATGCCCCGGATGCGCTGCTGGGTCTGGCGCGCGCCATGGCTGCGCGTGGCGGCCCGGCCGAGGGATGCTATTATCTTCAGGAAATCCTGGCCCGCTTTCCCTACTCCCCTCAGGCCGAAGAGGCCGAACGGCGCCTTGACGCCAGCCAATGCGCATTGGACGAGGCTCCGGCCGCAATCATGCCCGAAGCCATGACGGATCCCGAGGCGGCAGCGGATCTGGCGGATGGCGGCTAG
- the pal gene encoding peptidoglycan-associated lipoprotein Pal, whose product MKPIVKLSAIAALLVLAACARPAQNVQIQDPYAGAGGPAGVGSSVLPGSAEYFRTSIGDTVLFPLDQSTLTPEARLILANQAGWLRQNAGFSALIEGHADEQGTREYNLALGARRANSVQEYLISQGVQPGRLRTVSYGKERPLAICSTEECFTKNRRAVTVVSPGAGM is encoded by the coding sequence ATGAAACCAATCGTCAAACTTTCCGCCATTGCGGCCTTGCTGGTGCTGGCGGCCTGCGCCCGGCCGGCGCAGAATGTGCAGATCCAGGATCCCTATGCCGGCGCCGGCGGACCGGCGGGCGTGGGCAGTTCTGTCCTGCCCGGCAGTGCCGAATATTTCCGCACCAGTATCGGCGATACGGTGCTGTTCCCGCTGGATCAATCGACCCTGACCCCCGAGGCGCGGCTGATCCTGGCCAATCAGGCGGGTTGGCTGCGGCAGAATGCCGGCTTCAGCGCGCTGATCGAAGGTCATGCCGACGAACAGGGCACGCGTGAATACAACCTGGCGCTGGGCGCGCGACGCGCCAATTCGGTGCAGGAATATCTGATTTCGCAAGGCGTCCAGCCCGGGCGGCTGCGCACCGTCAGCTATGGCAAGGAGCGGCCGCTGGCGATCTGTTCGACCGAGGAATGCTTTACCAAGAACCGCCGCGCGGTGACGGTGGTCAGCCCCGGGGCGGGGATGTGA
- the tolB gene encoding Tol-Pal system beta propeller repeat protein TolB, with protein MTSVMALAGLGLVAPVAAQDGPLRIEITNGVIEPMPFAIAAFHDEGGAGEYLAKVQQLIAADLTGTGLFREIPASAHIARPDSFDTPVSYEDWKAINAQALITGAVRVEGGKVIVKFRLFDVFAGQPLGDGMQFDAGTGNWRRAAHKAADQVYARLTGEGPYFDSRVAFVQESGPKDARRKRIGIMDYDGANVKWLTDDSALVLKPRFSPDGSKLLYTSYATGFPQAMLMDVNTLASRPLGSGQQGTMSFSPRFSPDGRWIVYSLEQNGNTDIYQMDAASGAQRALTNAPSIETSPSFSPDGSQIVFESDRSGSPQLYIMGANGGEPRRISFGEGRYGTPVWSPRGDMIAFTRQVGGKFHIGVMRTDGSEEKMLTESFLDEGPTWAPNGRVVMFTRVTPGGNGQPRLHSVDITGRNMRPVEISGAASDPDWGPLLP; from the coding sequence CTGACCTCGGTCATGGCCCTTGCTGGGCTGGGGCTTGTGGCGCCGGTGGCGGCGCAGGACGGTCCGCTGCGGATCGAGATCACCAATGGCGTGATCGAGCCGATGCCTTTTGCCATCGCCGCCTTTCACGACGAAGGCGGCGCCGGCGAGTATCTGGCAAAGGTGCAGCAGCTGATTGCGGCCGACCTGACCGGCACCGGCCTGTTCCGCGAAATACCTGCCAGCGCCCATATCGCGCGTCCCGACAGCTTCGACACTCCCGTCAGCTACGAGGACTGGAAGGCGATCAATGCCCAGGCGTTGATTACCGGCGCCGTCCGGGTCGAGGGCGGCAAGGTCATCGTCAAGTTCCGCCTGTTCGACGTCTTTGCCGGCCAGCCGCTGGGCGACGGCATGCAGTTCGATGCCGGCACCGGCAACTGGCGGCGCGCGGCGCACAAGGCGGCCGATCAGGTCTATGCCCGGCTGACCGGCGAAGGCCCCTATTTCGACAGCCGCGTGGCCTTCGTGCAGGAAAGCGGGCCCAAGGACGCGCGGCGCAAGCGCATCGGCATCATGGATTATGACGGCGCCAATGTGAAATGGCTGACCGACGATTCGGCGCTGGTGCTGAAGCCGCGTTTTTCGCCGGATGGTTCCAAGCTGCTTTACACCAGCTATGCCACCGGCTTTCCCCAGGCGATGCTGATGGATGTCAATACCCTGGCCAGCCGGCCGCTGGGATCGGGTCAGCAGGGCACGATGAGCTTTTCGCCGCGCTTTTCTCCGGACGGGCGCTGGATCGTCTATTCGCTGGAACAGAACGGCAATACCGACATCTATCAGATGGACGCCGCTTCGGGTGCGCAGCGGGCGCTGACCAATGCCCCCTCGATCGAGACCTCGCCCAGCTTCAGCCCCGATGGCAGCCAGATCGTGTTCGAAAGCGACCGTTCGGGGTCGCCCCAGCTTTACATCATGGGCGCCAATGGCGGCGAGCCGCGCCGCATCAGCTTTGGCGAGGGGCGCTATGGCACGCCGGTCTGGTCTCCGCGGGGCGACATGATCGCCTTTACCCGGCAGGTGGGGGGCAAGTTCCACATCGGGGTGATGCGCACCGACGGGTCCGAAGAAAAAATGCTGACGGAATCGTTCCTTGACGAAGGCCCGACCTGGGCCCCCAATGGGCGCGTTGTGATGTTCACGCGCGTGACCCCCGGCGGCAACGGCCAGCCGCGGCTTCATTCGGTGGATATCACCGGGCGCAACATGCGCCCGGTCGAGATCAGCGGCGCGGCTTCGGACCCCGATTGGGGTCCGCTGCTGCCCTAA
- a CDS encoding protein TolA, which translates to MDRADRIGYWVSGVAHAGLIGAALVGGALFRPQPLEAVRMAEVATMSEAEFQSLAAAAAGHGPLADEAASTPAQPRPPAVEDRAGAPQGVGAPATAGDAAELAVPAARPESRPDLSDLARADRPVAVLSRTQQPAAPAESVDVAALPQPGDRPDPARSPAPIAQRSALAPLASSRPVGRPDGLAEAVQARRAAAEAARQRQELLAREQAEAAAAETAARQAQDAAARRQAEARAQEERREAARRQAEAEAARAADAAAARARRESEQKAAAEQAAREQAAQQKAAAERRAEAERRAEAEKAAAEKAAAEKAAAEKAAAEKAAAAKAAAEKAAAEKAAAEKAAAEKKAAEARERAEAERRAEAERKAALAKAQADQAEQGAGASGGGGGAVDGPPLSQGEKDGFRVAVEQCWNRGSLSTEASRTTVSVRFSMARDGTVEKGSLRMIGHDGGSEAAAKQAYEAARRAILMCERGGYRLPVEKYNRWKDVIIDFNASGTARVK; encoded by the coding sequence ATGGATCGCGCCGATCGCATCGGATACTGGGTGTCGGGTGTCGCCCATGCCGGCCTGATCGGGGCGGCGCTGGTCGGCGGGGCGCTGTTCCGGCCCCAGCCGCTGGAAGCGGTGCGCATGGCCGAGGTCGCCACCATGTCCGAGGCCGAGTTCCAGTCGCTGGCCGCCGCCGCTGCGGGACATGGTCCTCTGGCCGACGAAGCCGCCAGCACGCCCGCCCAGCCGCGCCCGCCCGCGGTCGAGGATCGCGCCGGCGCGCCGCAAGGGGTCGGCGCCCCCGCCACCGCGGGCGATGCGGCGGAACTTGCCGTGCCCGCGGCGCGGCCGGAAAGCCGCCCCGACCTGTCCGATCTTGCCAGGGCCGACCGTCCGGTCGCGGTGCTCAGCCGCACGCAGCAACCGGCTGCACCGGCAGAATCGGTCGATGTCGCCGCGCTGCCGCAGCCCGGCGACCGGCCTGACCCGGCGCGCAGCCCGGCCCCGATCGCGCAGCGTTCGGCACTGGCGCCGCTGGCCTCCAGCCGGCCGGTCGGGCGCCCGGATGGCCTGGCCGAGGCGGTGCAGGCCCGCCGCGCCGCGGCCGAGGCCGCGCGTCAGCGTCAGGAACTGCTGGCGCGCGAGCAGGCCGAGGCTGCAGCCGCAGAGACCGCTGCCCGCCAGGCCCAGGACGCCGCCGCCCGCCGCCAGGCCGAGGCCCGCGCCCAGGAAGAACGCCGCGAGGCCGCCCGTCGCCAGGCCGAGGCAGAAGCGGCGCGCGCCGCCGATGCCGCCGCCGCCCGCGCCCGGCGCGAGTCAGAGCAGAAGGCCGCCGCCGAACAGGCAGCCCGCGAACAGGCCGCGCAACAGAAGGCTGCCGCCGAGCGCCGTGCCGAGGCCGAGCGTCGCGCCGAGGCCGAGAAGGCGGCGGCGGAAAAGGCTGCCGCAGAAAAAGCAGCCGCCGAAAAGGCCGCCGCCGAAAAGGCTGCTGCCGCGAAAGCCGCAGCCGAAAAGGCGGCAGCGGAGAAAGCCGCAGCCGAAAAGGCCGCCGCCGAGAAAAAGGCCGCCGAGGCCCGGGAACGTGCCGAGGCCGAGCGTCGCGCCGAGGCCGAGCGCAAGGCCGCCCTGGCCAAGGCCCAGGCCGATCAGGCCGAGCAGGGTGCCGGCGCCAGCGGCGGGGGCGGGGGCGCCGTTGACGGGCCGCCGCTGTCGCAGGGCGAAAAGGACGGCTTCCGGGTGGCGGTCGAGCAATGCTGGAACCGCGGCTCGCTGTCGACCGAGGCCAGCCGCACCACGGTCTCGGTGCGCTTCTCGATGGCGCGCGACGGCACTGTGGAAAAGGGCTCGCTGCGCATGATCGGCCATGACGGCGGCTCGGAGGCGGCGGCGAAACAGGCTTATGAGGCCGCGCGCCGCGCGATCCTGATGTGCGAGCGCGGCGGCTATCGGCTGCCGGTCGAGAAATACAACCGCTGGAAGGACGTGATCATCGACTTCAACGCCAGCGGCACCGCGCGGGTGAAGTGA
- a CDS encoding ExbD/TolR family protein: MGAGVIRCGAGRGRGRGRARSQPMAEINVTPFVDVMLVLLIIFMVAAPLLTVGVPLELPKTAAQSVPAEPEEPLAVSVTPEGPILVMTTEVPEDQLIPRLRAVAAERQSDKIYLRADGSIPYARIMQVMGALNAAGFNNIVLVTDAGGPRMDAASGG, from the coding sequence ATGGGCGCGGGTGTGATCAGGTGCGGTGCGGGCCGCGGCCGGGGCCGAGGGCGGGCGCGCAGCCAGCCGATGGCCGAAATCAACGTCACCCCCTTCGTGGATGTGATGCTGGTGCTGCTGATCATCTTCATGGTGGCGGCGCCGCTGCTGACGGTGGGGGTGCCGCTGGAACTGCCCAAGACGGCGGCGCAATCGGTGCCGGCCGAACCCGAAGAGCCGCTGGCCGTTTCCGTCACCCCCGAAGGCCCGATCCTGGTCATGACCACCGAGGTGCCCGAGGATCAGCTGATCCCCCGCCTGCGCGCGGTGGCGGCCGAACGACAAAGCGACAAGATCTATCTGCGCGCCGATGGTTCCATCCCCTATGCGCGGATCATGCAGGTGATGGGGGCGCTGAACGCGGCCGGCTTCAACAATATCGTGCTGGTGACCGATGCCGGCGGACCGCGCATGGACGCGGCATCGGGTGGCTAG
- the tolQ gene encoding protein TolQ → MEQLAAAGQPVDFSLIALFARASITVQIVMVILVLASFWAWAIIIRKFLVYTAARREADRFDRAFWSGQPLDDLYDRIGDAPSGPAERIFAAGMSEWRRSHRDDGNLIAGVTARIDRAMNVAINRENDRLTGGLPFLATVGSTAPFIGLFGTVWGIKTAFEEIAISQNTSLAVVAPGIAEALVATALGLLAAIPAVIFYNKLSADADRITGNYEAFADEFSTILSRQLDDE, encoded by the coding sequence ATGGAACAACTTGCCGCCGCCGGTCAGCCGGTCGATTTCTCGCTGATTGCCCTGTTTGCTCGCGCCTCGATCACGGTGCAGATCGTGATGGTGATCCTTGTGCTGGCCTCGTTCTGGGCATGGGCCATCATCATCCGCAAGTTCCTGGTCTATACTGCCGCGCGGCGCGAGGCTGACCGCTTCGACCGCGCCTTCTGGTCGGGCCAGCCGCTGGACGATCTTTACGACCGTATCGGCGATGCGCCCTCGGGCCCGGCCGAACGCATCTTTGCCGCCGGGATGAGCGAATGGCGCCGCAGCCACCGCGATGACGGCAACCTGATCGCCGGTGTCACGGCCCGTATCGACCGGGCGATGAACGTGGCCATCAACCGTGAAAACGACCGCCTGACGGGGGGGCTGCCGTTTCTGGCCACGGTGGGATCGACCGCGCCCTTCATCGGCCTGTTCGGCACCGTCTGGGGCATCAAGACCGCCTTCGAGGAAATCGCCATCTCGCAGAACACCTCGCTGGCGGTGGTCGCCCCCGGCATCGCCGAGGCGCTGGTCGCCACCGCGCTGGGGCTGCTGGCGGCGATTCCGGCGGTGATCTTCTACAACAAGCTCAGCGCCGATGCCGACCGGATCACCGGGAATTACGAAGCCTTTGCCGACGAATTCTCGACCATCCTGTCGCGTCAGCTGGATGACGAATAG
- the ybgC gene encoding tol-pal system-associated acyl-CoA thioesterase produces the protein MHRFSLRVYYEDTDLAGIVYYANYLKFIERARSEWLRECGVDQLAMQRDGLVFAVRRVEADYLSPARFDDALTVRSVLHQHTAARLVLDQQVLRGDDLLFSARVTVACVGAGGRPARIPAGVSAALLTDN, from the coding sequence ATGCACCGCTTTTCCCTGCGCGTCTATTACGAGGACACCGACCTGGCCGGCATCGTCTATTATGCCAACTATCTGAAGTTCATCGAACGTGCCCGTTCGGAATGGTTGCGCGAATGCGGTGTCGACCAGCTGGCCATGCAACGCGACGGCCTGGTCTTTGCCGTGCGCCGGGTCGAGGCCGACTATCTGTCGCCCGCCCGTTTCGACGACGCGCTGACGGTGCGGTCGGTGCTGCATCAGCACACGGCAGCGCGGCTGGTGCTGGATCAGCAGGTTCTGCGCGGGGACGATCTGCTGTTTTCGGCGCGCGTCACCGTGGCCTGCGTCGGCGCCGGGGGGCGACCCGCGCGCATCCCCGCAGGGGTGTCTGCGGCCCTGCTGACGGATAATTGA
- a CDS encoding 3-oxoacid CoA-transferase subunit B has product MAGWDRNQMAARAARELQDGWYVNLGIGIPTLVANYIPEGVEVTLQSENGMLGIGPFPYEGEEDPDLINAGKQTITELPQTAYFDSAESFAMIRGGKIAMAILGAMEVAENGDLANWMIPGKLVKGMGGAMDLVAGVGRVVVVMDHTNKAGESKVLRECTLPLTGQKVVNRIITNLGVLDVVPGGLKIVELADGVTEAELRAATEATIVD; this is encoded by the coding sequence ATGGCCGGTTGGGATCGGAACCAGATGGCGGCCCGGGCCGCGCGGGAATTGCAGGACGGCTGGTATGTGAACCTGGGCATCGGTATTCCGACGCTGGTGGCCAACTATATCCCCGAGGGGGTCGAGGTCACGCTGCAATCGGAAAACGGCATGCTGGGCATCGGCCCCTTCCCTTATGAAGGCGAAGAGGATCCCGACCTGATCAACGCCGGCAAGCAGACGATCACTGAACTGCCGCAGACCGCCTATTTCGACAGCGCCGAAAGCTTCGCCATGATCCGCGGCGGCAAGATCGCCATGGCGATCCTGGGCGCGATGGAGGTGGCCGAAAACGGCGATCTGGCCAACTGGATGATCCCGGGCAAGCTGGTCAAGGGCATGGGCGGCGCCATGGATCTGGTCGCCGGCGTCGGCCGGGTGGTGGTGGTGATGGATCACACCAACAAGGCCGGCGAATCCAAGGTGCTGCGCGAATGCACCTTGCCGCTGACCGGGCAGAAGGTGGTGAACCGCATCATCACCAACCTCGGGGTTCTGGACGTGGTGCCCGGCGGGCTGAAGATCGTCGAGCTTGCCGATGGCGTGACCGAAGCCGAGCTGCGCGCCGCGACCGAGGCGACGATCGTCGATTGA
- a CDS encoding CoA transferase subunit A, producing MKKVYASADAALDGLLHDGMLIAAGGFGLCGIPELLIDAILKAGTRDLTIASNNCGVDGFGLGKLLDSRQIRKMISSYVGENAEFMRQYLSGELELEFNPQGTLAERMRAGGAGIPGFYTRTGVGTVIAEGKEHKEFDGQTYILERGIFADLSIIKGWKADESGNVIFRKTARNFNVPAAKCGRVCVCEVEEIVPTGSLDPDSIHLPGIYVHRLVQGQHEKRIEQRTTRKKETA from the coding sequence ATGAAAAAGGTCTATGCGAGCGCGGATGCCGCGCTGGACGGCCTGTTGCATGACGGAATGTTGATCGCGGCCGGGGGCTTCGGGCTGTGCGGCATTCCCGAGCTGCTGATCGACGCGATCCTCAAGGCGGGCACCCGCGACCTGACCATCGCCAGCAACAACTGCGGCGTCGATGGCTTCGGCTTGGGCAAGCTGCTGGATTCGCGCCAGATCCGCAAGATGATCTCCTCCTATGTGGGCGAGAACGCGGAATTCATGCGCCAGTATCTGTCGGGCGAGCTGGAACTGGAATTCAATCCCCAGGGCACGCTGGCCGAGCGCATGCGCGCGGGCGGCGCGGGAATTCCCGGCTTCTACACGCGCACCGGTGTCGGCACCGTCATCGCCGAGGGCAAGGAACACAAGGAATTCGACGGCCAGACCTATATCCTCGAACGCGGCATCTTTGCGGATCTGTCGATCATCAAGGGCTGGAAGGCCGATGAATCGGGCAACGTGATCTTTCGCAAGACCGCGCGCAACTTCAACGTGCCGGCGGCGAAATGCGGCCGCGTCTGCGTCTGCGAAGTCGAGGAAATCGTGCCCACGGGCAGCCTTGATCCCGACAGCATCCACCTGCCGGGCATCTATGTGCATCGCCTGGTCCAGGGCCAGCACGAAAAACGCATCGAACAGCGCACCACCCGCAAGAAGGAGACCGCGTGA
- a CDS encoding DUF488 domain-containing protein, with amino-acid sequence MFPITLRRVYDPPLAGEGRAVLVDRLWPRGIRKAELADALWLKEVAPSTGLRVWFHHNPDQWAEFKRRYRTELEVDPAPLTRLRQLAQTGPLTLLYASRDREQNHAQVLRDLLQGAAPRA; translated from the coding sequence ATGTTCCCGATCACGCTGCGCCGCGTCTACGATCCCCCGCTTGCCGGCGAGGGCCGCGCCGTCCTGGTCGACCGGCTGTGGCCGCGCGGCATCCGCAAGGCCGAACTGGCCGATGCGCTGTGGCTGAAAGAGGTTGCACCCTCGACCGGGCTGCGGGTGTGGTTTCACCACAACCCGGACCAGTGGGCAGAGTTCAAGCGTCGTTACCGGACGGAACTGGAGGTCGATCCCGCACCCTTGACGCGGCTGCGCCAGCTGGCCCAGACCGGGCCGCTGACGTTGCTATATGCCTCGCGCGACCGCGAACAGAACCACGCGCAGGTGCTGCGCGATCTGTTGCAGGGCGCCGCCCCCCGGGCCTAG